In Streptomyces qaidamensis, one DNA window encodes the following:
- a CDS encoding LacI family DNA-binding transcriptional regulator, with protein MTSIAGRPATAADVAAVAGVSRATVSHILGGRASSFSESTREKVTAAARQLDYRPSPAGRNLVTGRGDTIVALAPNSTIGQNQQDALDRLIADAGSLSGNVVLRFADEDPDTTVSSLLRLRPLAVVDLGALPQEARDRLAQQGVPTVPRIDQNSQTVHLDLDIAEMQVSELQRRGRRPIVYAGLLDQRPDPFSDRRFEMFQDISRALGLSEPIRVDIPVDADGAFHALAPMLPDSPVGVAAYNDTVALAVASVARRLTLAIPDDVAIIGVDNTPAMQLVSPRITSIDVNMDAYIDQAVAELVGYLKLDILLPPRSRQRPLELIRGDSS; from the coding sequence ATGACGAGCATCGCCGGTCGACCCGCCACAGCCGCGGATGTGGCTGCCGTCGCGGGAGTCTCCCGCGCCACCGTCAGCCACATCCTGGGCGGGCGGGCCAGCAGCTTCAGCGAAAGCACACGAGAGAAAGTGACCGCTGCTGCTCGCCAGCTCGACTACCGCCCCTCCCCGGCCGGCCGCAACCTGGTCACAGGCCGTGGCGACACCATCGTCGCGCTGGCGCCAAACTCAACGATCGGTCAGAACCAGCAAGACGCCCTCGACCGCCTCATCGCAGACGCCGGCTCTCTCTCTGGCAACGTGGTCCTCCGCTTCGCGGACGAGGATCCCGACACGACGGTGTCGTCCCTGCTGCGGCTACGGCCACTCGCTGTCGTCGACCTGGGCGCGCTCCCCCAGGAGGCGCGAGACAGACTCGCCCAACAGGGTGTGCCAACCGTGCCGCGGATTGATCAGAACTCGCAAACCGTGCACCTCGATCTTGATATCGCCGAGATGCAGGTCTCTGAACTGCAGCGGCGCGGTCGGCGACCAATCGTGTACGCCGGACTCCTCGACCAACGCCCGGACCCTTTCAGCGATCGACGGTTCGAGATGTTTCAGGACATCTCTCGCGCCCTCGGACTCAGCGAGCCCATTCGAGTCGATATCCCTGTCGACGCGGATGGCGCGTTCCACGCCCTCGCACCCATGCTCCCCGACTCGCCGGTCGGAGTCGCCGCGTACAACGACACCGTCGCGCTCGCTGTCGCCTCCGTCGCCCGACGCCTCACGCTCGCGATTCCCGACGATGTCGCGATCATTGGAGTCGACAACACCCCCGCCATGCAGCTGGTGTCGCCTCGCATCACCAGCATCGACGTCAACATGGACGCCTATATCGACCAGGCCGTCGCGGAGTTGGTCGGATACCTCAAGCTGGACATTCTGCTTCCACCTCGTTCTCGACAGCGACCTCTCGAGCTCATTCGCGGCGATTCCTCCTGA
- a CDS encoding ISAs1 family transposase, whose protein sequence is MATLNQVEVGAKTNEVRHFKPLLSPLNLAGAVVTFDALHSVKASITWLIETKKAHYIAVIKTNQPTAYAQLAALPWADIAVQHSASQTRHGRRESRSIKTCAITDNLGGIAFPHAALAVRVHRRRKPADKPESRENLYAVTSLDAHQAGPAAPAAAIRGHWGIENSSHHIRDVTFAEDASTVHAGSAPRAMAGFRNLAIGILKLLGAENIAKTTRVIRHDPEQALAILGITNNPDYHGT, encoded by the coding sequence GTGGCCACGCTCAACCAGGTTGAGGTCGGTGCGAAGACGAACGAGGTGCGCCACTTCAAACCCTTGCTGTCGCCGCTGAACCTGGCCGGCGCCGTCGTCACCTTCGATGCCCTGCACTCGGTAAAGGCCAGCATCACCTGGCTCATCGAGACGAAGAAGGCGCACTACATCGCCGTGATCAAGACCAACCAGCCCACCGCCTACGCCCAGCTCGCCGCCCTACCCTGGGCCGACATCGCCGTCCAGCACAGCGCCTCACAGACCAGGCACGGCCGCCGCGAGTCCCGCTCGATCAAGACCTGCGCCATCACCGACAACCTCGGCGGCATCGCCTTCCCCCACGCGGCGCTCGCCGTCCGCGTCCACCGCCGACGCAAGCCCGCCGACAAGCCCGAGAGCCGCGAGAACCTCTACGCCGTCACCAGCCTCGACGCCCACCAGGCCGGACCGGCCGCGCCGGCCGCCGCGATCCGCGGGCACTGGGGCATCGAGAACTCCTCGCACCACATCCGGGACGTGACCTTTGCCGAGGACGCCTCGACCGTGCACGCCGGCAGCGCACCCCGCGCCATGGCCGGCTTCCGTAACCTCGCCATCGGCATCCTCAAGCTCCTCGGAGCCGAAAACATCGCCAAGACCACCCGCGTCATCCGCCACGACCCCGAACAAGCACTCGCCATCCTGGGCATCACCAACAACCCGGACTACCACGGAACTTGA
- a CDS encoding alpha/beta hydrolase, whose protein sequence is MKDFPIPTTISPEAQSILAMVGQLPQQPDPTPDDVEGWRALAEAAASEDPATVEALALATTGAVATDVIATVEPAEVDGAKFYIAQPEGLGDDDERVLLYVHGGSFTWGGGATARRSTQLIAANLGVRTWGMDYRQLPQDPYPAGLDDCIAVYRHLLRTHKPQNIAIGGQSAGANLTAALLLRARDEGLPLPAAAVLISPCVDFTMAGDTQTTNSFALPGPFDNTLELYRNGHELTEPYISPLFGTFTEDFPPTILTAGTRDFLLSDTVRLHRKLLRAGVRAELHVWEGALHGMFMGQAPEDREQIEQVRGFLEDVWTSA, encoded by the coding sequence ATGAAGGACTTCCCGATTCCCACCACCATCAGCCCAGAGGCGCAGAGCATCCTGGCGATGGTGGGACAACTTCCTCAGCAGCCCGACCCCACGCCTGACGATGTAGAGGGTTGGCGCGCTCTCGCGGAGGCGGCAGCTTCCGAGGACCCGGCGACGGTGGAAGCGCTGGCTCTGGCTACGACCGGAGCGGTCGCGACGGATGTCATCGCGACGGTCGAGCCCGCGGAAGTCGACGGGGCAAAGTTCTATATCGCTCAGCCAGAGGGTCTCGGCGACGACGACGAACGAGTGCTTCTCTACGTTCACGGTGGCTCGTTCACCTGGGGTGGCGGCGCCACCGCCCGTCGTTCAACGCAGCTCATCGCCGCAAATCTCGGCGTACGCACCTGGGGGATGGACTACCGGCAGCTTCCCCAGGACCCCTATCCGGCCGGCCTCGACGACTGCATTGCCGTCTATCGCCATCTCCTGCGAACGCACAAGCCACAGAACATCGCAATCGGCGGCCAGTCCGCGGGCGCCAATCTCACGGCAGCGCTGCTCCTGCGGGCGCGAGATGAAGGCCTGCCCCTCCCCGCCGCAGCAGTACTCATCTCTCCGTGCGTGGACTTCACCATGGCCGGTGACACGCAGACCACGAACAGCTTCGCGCTCCCAGGCCCGTTCGACAACACGCTCGAGCTGTACCGAAACGGGCATGAACTGACCGAGCCGTACATCTCGCCATTGTTCGGAACCTTCACGGAGGACTTCCCTCCAACCATCCTGACTGCCGGGACAAGAGACTTCCTTCTCTCGGACACGGTGCGACTCCACCGCAAGCTTCTCCGCGCCGGCGTCCGCGCGGAGCTCCACGTCTGGGAGGGCGCACTGCACGGCATGTTCATGGGGCAGGCCCCCGAAGATCGAGAGCAGATCGAACAGGTACGCGGCTTCCTCGAAGACGTCTGGACGAGTGCCTAG
- a CDS encoding transposase family protein: MPDPRSCRGLWYSLTSILLVCACAAIGGAKSIDELAEFGERATPALLASLGVRRHLLGWRRSPRPVTIGRVFAALDGDALDQAVGAFLADTRRTTTDESATRSRQVIAVDGKGPQGLLPPGYAAPAPALGRHTRTRGHAQPG, from the coding sequence GTGCCCGATCCGCGTTCCTGCCGGGGCCTGTGGTACTCGCTGACGTCGATCTTGCTGGTGTGTGCCTGCGCGGCCATCGGCGGCGCGAAGAGCATCGACGAGCTCGCCGAGTTCGGCGAGCGGGCCACGCCTGCGCTGCTGGCATCCCTCGGTGTGCGCCGTCACCTGCTCGGCTGGCGGCGCAGCCCGAGGCCGGTCACCATCGGACGCGTCTTTGCCGCACTCGACGGCGATGCCCTGGACCAGGCAGTGGGCGCCTTCCTGGCCGACACCCGCCGCACCACCACGGACGAGTCCGCCACCCGATCGCGGCAGGTCATCGCCGTGGACGGCAAGGGCCCTCAAGGGCTCCTCCCACCTGGGTACGCCGCGCCGGCACCTGCTCTCGGCCGTCACACACGCACCCGTGGCCACGCTCAACCAGGTTGA
- a CDS encoding MFS transporter — MTNDANNPASAGQPPVGLPAAAAIAAEQLSDTAAVPTVKLRKGYLSVLILSYCALYVAWIAPTAFSLAIRIEQIAPDIKDTAIAIAVGVPSLIVLVTGPLVGVLSDKTRLRFGRRRTWMLAGMLMGLLGSVLVGLSENIGLLIAAWTLAFIGYTAAGGMFVTHLGDKLPEQQRGKVAGFTGAVTQIAPVVGVAIAGAFSAMPLAMFAAPSAIAFILGLAFIVVMKDDPAPADSSKINFRQLAQGFYFNPRRHPDFAWVWISRFFIFLALSIMSLYTVYLLGDRLALEPGALAGLVATGGLLGIGVAITGSILSGAISDRIRRRKPFIVIAGLLLAGGLVVTATLTSITQFYIGSLVAVFGVGIFGAIDQAIGLDTLPSDQGQNGRFLGIFNLANQLAQGVGPFLAAAILSLLGGDYTGVYIVAAAFAVVGGLLILGVRPGRPTTVGIPVPKI; from the coding sequence ATGACTAACGATGCCAACAATCCGGCAAGCGCCGGTCAGCCCCCGGTGGGGCTCCCGGCAGCTGCCGCGATCGCTGCGGAGCAGCTGAGTGATACGGCTGCTGTGCCCACGGTGAAGCTCCGCAAGGGTTACCTGTCGGTTCTGATCCTGAGTTACTGCGCCCTGTACGTGGCGTGGATCGCGCCGACGGCGTTCTCGCTGGCGATCCGAATCGAACAGATCGCACCCGACATCAAGGACACGGCGATTGCGATCGCGGTCGGTGTGCCCTCGCTGATCGTGCTCGTCACCGGGCCCTTGGTCGGCGTCCTCAGTGACAAGACCCGGCTTCGTTTCGGGCGGCGCCGGACGTGGATGCTGGCGGGAATGCTCATGGGCCTCCTCGGCTCGGTCCTCGTCGGGTTGTCGGAGAACATCGGCCTGCTGATCGCCGCGTGGACACTCGCCTTCATCGGCTATACGGCAGCGGGCGGCATGTTCGTCACGCACCTCGGTGACAAGCTGCCCGAGCAGCAGCGCGGCAAGGTCGCGGGTTTCACGGGAGCCGTGACGCAGATCGCCCCGGTGGTCGGTGTCGCCATCGCAGGGGCATTCAGCGCCATGCCACTGGCCATGTTCGCAGCGCCCTCCGCGATCGCCTTCATCCTCGGCCTCGCGTTCATCGTCGTGATGAAGGACGATCCTGCACCGGCAGACAGCTCGAAGATCAACTTCCGTCAGCTCGCACAGGGGTTCTACTTCAACCCTCGCCGCCACCCGGACTTCGCGTGGGTGTGGATCAGCCGGTTCTTCATCTTCCTCGCCCTGTCGATCATGTCCCTCTACACCGTGTATCTGCTCGGTGATCGCCTCGCGCTCGAGCCGGGCGCGCTCGCGGGCCTCGTTGCGACGGGCGGACTGCTCGGCATCGGCGTCGCGATCACCGGATCGATCCTCAGCGGTGCGATCTCGGACCGCATCCGGCGTCGCAAGCCGTTCATCGTCATCGCAGGCCTCCTCCTCGCGGGCGGACTGGTCGTCACGGCGACACTCACCTCCATCACGCAGTTCTACATCGGGTCGCTGGTCGCGGTATTCGGTGTGGGCATCTTCGGAGCCATCGATCAGGCCATCGGACTGGACACCCTGCCCAGCGACCAGGGACAGAACGGACGCTTCCTCGGAATCTTCAACCTCGCCAACCAGCTGGCACAGGGCGTGGGCCCGTTCCTCGCCGCGGCGATTCTGTCCCTTCTCGGCGGGGACTACACCGGCGTGTACATCGTTGCCGCAGCGTTCGCCGTGGTCGGTGGACTGCTGATCCTCGGGGTTCGACCCGGACGGCCCACCACCGTCGGCATCCCTGTCCCGAAGATCTGA
- the pcaC gene encoding 4-carboxymuconolactone decarboxylase, which produces MSATPPNTLQYRFDGPEEAPVLILGPSLGTTWHMWDRQIPELTKQWRVFRFDLPGHGGAPAYPAGSVSELTTRLLATLEGLGVQRFGYAGCALGGAVGIELALRHPERLASLALIAASPRFGTADEFRQRGVIVRTNGLDPIARSAPERWFTGGFAAAQPAITEWAVQMVRTTDPGCYIASCEALASFDVRPELGRVGVPTLVLVGSDDQVTGPAEARTLVAGIPDARLAVVPGASHLVPVEQPGAVTDLLVRHFSTAWQPVFETSTGQNALPAAALKPVLSAAPPQPLQTGPVAEIAPLAVPPQVQGRPDPYDAGIKVRREVLGDAHVDRALAQADEFSGDFQEFITRYAWGEIWDRPGLDRRTRSCVTLTALVAGGHLDELAFHTRAALRNGLTPGEIKEVLLQAAVYCGVPAANSAFKVAQQVIREETTPQE; this is translated from the coding sequence GTGAGCGCGACACCACCGAACACCCTGCAATACCGCTTTGACGGGCCAGAAGAGGCTCCCGTCCTGATCCTGGGTCCCTCACTGGGTACCACATGGCACATGTGGGACCGCCAGATCCCCGAGCTGACCAAGCAGTGGCGCGTCTTCCGGTTCGACCTGCCCGGCCACGGCGGCGCTCCCGCGTACCCGGCGGGATCGGTGAGTGAGCTCACCACGCGGCTGCTGGCCACCCTCGAAGGGCTCGGCGTGCAGCGCTTCGGCTACGCGGGCTGCGCGCTCGGCGGTGCCGTCGGCATCGAGCTGGCCCTGCGCCACCCGGAGCGGCTCGCCTCGCTCGCGCTGATCGCCGCCTCGCCCCGCTTCGGCACGGCCGACGAGTTCCGGCAGCGGGGCGTGATCGTCCGCACGAACGGCCTCGACCCGATCGCCCGCAGCGCGCCCGAGCGCTGGTTCACCGGCGGCTTCGCCGCCGCGCAGCCCGCGATCACCGAGTGGGCCGTGCAAATGGTGCGCACCACCGACCCCGGTTGCTACATCGCCTCCTGCGAGGCGCTCGCCTCCTTCGACGTACGCCCCGAGCTCGGACGGGTCGGCGTACCGACCCTGGTCCTGGTCGGATCGGACGACCAGGTCACCGGCCCCGCCGAGGCCCGCACGCTGGTCGCCGGCATCCCGGACGCCCGCCTCGCCGTCGTCCCCGGCGCCTCCCACCTGGTCCCGGTGGAGCAGCCCGGGGCGGTCACCGACCTGCTGGTGCGGCACTTCTCCACCGCCTGGCAGCCCGTCTTCGAGACCTCCACCGGCCAGAACGCCCTGCCGGCGGCCGCCCTCAAGCCGGTCCTGTCTGCCGCCCCGCCACAGCCCCTGCAGACCGGGCCCGTCGCCGAGATCGCCCCGCTCGCCGTACCGCCGCAGGTCCAGGGCCGGCCCGACCCGTACGACGCCGGGATCAAGGTCCGCCGCGAAGTGCTGGGCGACGCGCACGTGGACCGGGCGCTCGCCCAGGCCGACGAGTTCTCCGGGGACTTCCAGGAGTTCATCACCCGCTACGCCTGGGGCGAGATCTGGGACCGCCCCGGCCTGGACCGGCGCACCCGCAGCTGCGTCACCCTCACCGCCCTGGTCGCCGGCGGCCACCTGGACGAGCTCGCCTTCCACACCAGAGCCGCCCTGCGCAACGGCCTCACCCCGGGGGAGATCAAGGAAGTGCTGCTCCAGGCGGCCGTCTACTGCGGCGTCCCGGCCGCGAACAGCGCCTTCAAGGTGGCCCAGCAGGTCATCCGCGAGGAGACCACACCCCAGGAGTGA
- a CDS encoding family 1 glycosylhydrolase, with protein sequence MPRSHNDFLWGASSSPHQIEGNNVNSDWWVYEQQMPNFSLSGDAVDSYHRYAEDMRLLAEAGLTSYRFGIEWARVEPLPGEFSIAVLQHYRRMIDTAHDLGLTPVVTLHHFSSPRWFIEEGGWFGETAIARLSAYVTRVCEILHDVQWVATINEPNMYAFMMLMASGITGSVVPEFETPTIQPENGFVLPRPLPEAVEVLIKAHHAAREIVRQNTSAKVGWTVANLAMYADAPENEARFLEERYAREDVFMEAARGDDFIGVQAYTTQAVGADGLIPHPPHEDNTLVGSPYRPDSLGIAIRHAWEVTGGVPILVTENGIATADDSRRVAYIEEALKHLFAAADDGIDIRGYLHWSALDNFEWGHWEPTFGLIAVDRTTFERTPKPSLARLGEIARTRTTTPSEG encoded by the coding sequence ATGCCCCGATCGCACAACGACTTCCTCTGGGGTGCATCCTCCTCGCCCCACCAGATCGAAGGGAACAACGTCAACTCTGACTGGTGGGTCTACGAGCAGCAGATGCCGAACTTCTCGCTGAGCGGTGACGCGGTCGACAGCTACCACCGGTACGCGGAGGACATGCGCCTGCTGGCCGAGGCCGGATTGACGTCCTACCGGTTCGGCATCGAATGGGCGCGCGTCGAACCTCTGCCCGGTGAATTCTCCATCGCTGTACTGCAGCACTACCGCCGGATGATCGACACCGCACACGACCTCGGCCTCACTCCCGTCGTCACTCTTCACCACTTCTCCAGCCCCCGGTGGTTCATTGAGGAGGGCGGATGGTTCGGGGAGACGGCGATCGCCCGCTTGTCCGCCTACGTCACCCGGGTCTGCGAGATCCTGCACGACGTCCAGTGGGTCGCGACGATCAATGAGCCGAACATGTACGCGTTCATGATGCTCATGGCAAGCGGCATCACCGGCTCCGTCGTGCCCGAGTTCGAGACCCCCACGATCCAACCGGAGAACGGCTTCGTGCTTCCGCGGCCGTTGCCCGAAGCGGTCGAGGTGCTCATCAAGGCGCACCATGCCGCACGGGAGATCGTCCGACAGAACACCTCCGCGAAGGTGGGCTGGACCGTCGCGAACCTGGCGATGTATGCCGACGCACCAGAGAACGAAGCGCGGTTCCTGGAGGAGCGGTACGCCCGCGAGGACGTCTTCATGGAAGCAGCCCGCGGTGACGACTTCATCGGCGTCCAGGCGTACACCACCCAGGCGGTCGGCGCGGACGGGCTCATCCCGCATCCGCCGCACGAGGACAACACCCTCGTCGGCTCCCCGTACCGTCCCGACTCGCTCGGCATCGCCATCCGCCACGCATGGGAGGTGACCGGCGGCGTCCCCATCCTGGTGACCGAGAACGGCATCGCCACTGCCGACGACAGCCGCCGCGTCGCCTACATCGAAGAAGCGCTGAAGCACCTGTTCGCCGCAGCCGACGACGGTATCGACATCCGCGGCTATCTGCACTGGAGCGCCCTGGACAACTTCGAGTGGGGGCACTGGGAGCCGACCTTCGGTCTCATCGCCGTCGATCGAACCACCTTCGAACGCACCCCCAAGCCCAGCCTCGCCCGCCTGGGTGAGATCGCTCGTACGCGCACCACCACGCCCAGCGAGGGATAG
- a CDS encoding glycoside hydrolase family 2 TIM barrel-domain containing protein yields the protein MPATLFNDDWTVKPKTSIFAQIGQSADSGKLVRLPHDALISAERDPAGSGKGAYFPSAANFEYTKTFLAPDAWRDRNVRVEFQGAYRDAVVYLNDEYVGQRPYGYSIFEVNLDDHLRFGEENTLRVEVRAQDDSRWYTGVGITRDVLLHVTDPYRISSYGVQARLEDIDEEMATVKVDITLLNGRRHRTTARVDVTIRDADGHAVANATTPATVSGGQAGTVSTQLYLPAPRRWSTDDPYLYSVDVHVREGDTTLDRSEVPLGLRTIQLDPQRGLRLNGTPIKIRGACVHHDNGALGGVALAAAEERRVRILKEAGFNAIRSAHNPISIPMLEACDRLGVLVMDETFDVWTESKSSFDYSLDFPEWWERDVESMVLKDRNHPSVIFYSIGNEIPEIGTAPGAEWNQRLAAKVRQIDPTRPVTNGVNGFVAALKDVMQMMQQATDAGAAGGVNDAMGSAGDMMNQISASDIVSEKLEEPLAALDVAGINYGDSRYELDRTAAPNRILVGTETFPGHIDVLWRLVLDNPNVIGDFTWAGWDYLGEVGVGRTRYLDDNDMAFEAPYPWISAWVGDIDMSGRRRAISYYRETVFGLRERPFIGVHRPQNHGRAAMTGGWSWPDTQESWTWSVDPGSPIRVDVYSTAYEVELLCNGESLGRARTGVAKPFIAEFDVTYEPGVLEAVCYSHGEEVSRSQIRSAAGEAILHLTPSAMTIADGPGDAVFIEIEILDASGIRVTDDEKDIQLTVSGAGELVGVVSGRPNPEHPLTGDVCQTLDGRVLAIVRPLHAGTIEIAATAGTLQGGVTVQVVQDSDD from the coding sequence ATGCCCGCAACGCTGTTCAACGACGACTGGACGGTCAAGCCGAAGACGAGCATCTTCGCTCAGATCGGACAATCCGCTGACTCGGGAAAGTTGGTCAGGCTGCCGCATGACGCACTGATCTCGGCCGAGCGCGACCCGGCAGGCTCGGGCAAAGGCGCGTACTTCCCGTCTGCGGCGAACTTCGAGTACACCAAGACATTCCTCGCGCCCGACGCGTGGCGAGATCGCAACGTCCGCGTCGAGTTCCAAGGCGCCTACCGTGACGCGGTGGTCTACCTCAACGACGAGTACGTGGGTCAACGCCCCTACGGGTACTCGATCTTCGAGGTCAATCTGGACGACCACCTGCGTTTCGGAGAGGAGAACACTCTGCGCGTTGAAGTACGCGCCCAAGACGACTCCCGCTGGTACACAGGCGTCGGCATCACGCGGGACGTGCTCCTACACGTGACGGACCCGTACCGAATCTCCTCTTACGGCGTGCAAGCGCGACTGGAGGACATCGATGAGGAAATGGCGACCGTGAAGGTCGATATCACCCTCCTCAACGGTCGACGCCATCGCACTACCGCACGAGTGGATGTGACCATCCGCGACGCCGACGGCCACGCGGTCGCCAACGCGACGACACCCGCCACGGTCAGCGGCGGGCAGGCCGGCACGGTATCGACACAGCTGTACCTTCCGGCCCCGCGTCGGTGGTCGACCGATGACCCTTACCTCTATTCGGTTGACGTGCACGTCCGCGAGGGCGACACGACGCTCGACCGATCCGAGGTCCCCTTGGGGCTCAGGACGATCCAGCTGGATCCTCAGCGCGGTCTGCGCCTCAACGGCACCCCGATCAAGATTCGAGGCGCCTGTGTCCATCACGACAATGGTGCTCTCGGCGGAGTCGCCCTCGCCGCCGCGGAAGAGCGCCGAGTGCGCATTCTCAAAGAAGCCGGCTTCAATGCGATCCGCAGCGCCCACAATCCGATCAGCATCCCGATGCTGGAAGCGTGCGACCGGCTCGGCGTCCTCGTCATGGACGAAACGTTCGACGTGTGGACCGAGAGCAAGTCCTCGTTCGACTACTCGCTCGATTTCCCGGAATGGTGGGAGCGAGACGTCGAATCCATGGTCCTCAAAGACCGCAACCACCCCAGCGTCATCTTCTACTCCATCGGCAACGAAATCCCCGAGATCGGGACGGCACCCGGTGCCGAGTGGAACCAGCGCCTCGCCGCGAAGGTGCGCCAGATCGACCCCACCCGCCCCGTCACCAACGGAGTCAACGGGTTCGTCGCCGCGCTGAAAGACGTCATGCAGATGATGCAGCAGGCCACCGACGCCGGAGCCGCCGGTGGCGTCAATGACGCCATGGGAAGCGCCGGCGACATGATGAACCAGATCAGCGCCTCCGACATCGTCTCAGAGAAGCTCGAAGAACCCCTCGCGGCACTGGATGTGGCGGGCATCAACTACGGAGACAGCCGCTACGAGCTCGACCGCACCGCCGCTCCGAACCGCATCCTCGTCGGCACCGAGACTTTCCCGGGCCACATCGATGTCCTGTGGCGCCTCGTGCTGGACAACCCGAACGTGATAGGGGACTTCACCTGGGCTGGATGGGACTATCTCGGCGAAGTCGGAGTGGGACGCACCCGCTACCTCGACGACAACGACATGGCCTTCGAAGCGCCGTACCCGTGGATCTCGGCATGGGTGGGCGACATCGACATGAGCGGACGCCGCCGCGCGATCTCCTACTACCGCGAAACCGTGTTCGGGCTTCGGGAACGGCCCTTCATCGGCGTCCACCGCCCACAGAATCACGGCCGCGCAGCCATGACCGGCGGATGGTCCTGGCCGGACACCCAGGAGAGCTGGACCTGGTCCGTGGACCCAGGATCCCCGATCCGCGTCGACGTCTACTCCACCGCATACGAGGTGGAGCTCCTGTGCAACGGGGAGTCTCTCGGACGCGCGCGCACGGGAGTCGCGAAACCCTTCATCGCCGAGTTCGATGTGACCTACGAGCCCGGCGTTCTCGAGGCCGTCTGCTACTCGCACGGCGAAGAGGTGTCGCGCTCACAGATCCGCTCGGCCGCAGGCGAGGCCATCCTGCACCTCACCCCTTCAGCGATGACCATCGCCGACGGGCCCGGTGACGCGGTGTTCATCGAGATCGAGATCCTCGACGCCAGCGGCATCCGGGTCACCGACGACGAGAAGGACATCCAGCTCACAGTCTCCGGCGCCGGTGAGCTGGTCGGCGTGGTGAGCGGCCGACCCAACCCGGAACATCCACTCACAGGGGATGTCTGCCAGACACTCGACGGGCGCGTGCTCGCCATCGTGCGCCCCCTCCACGCCGGGACCATCGAAATCGCAGCGACCGCCGGCACTCTCCAGGGAGGCGTAACGGTGCAGGTCGTCCAGGATTCCGATGACTGA
- a CDS encoding Gfo/Idh/MocA family protein, with protein MTDRVVEEIAVADRESTLRWAIIGTGAISHHIAQDVTGLIGAELVAVASRNARRAGEFARLHGAAHAGSLSEVLRLGEVDVVYIATPHATHHEIARRALMAGKHVLIEKPATMDVAEAEDLRQLAQATHAFLMEAMWMKFNPAYRALIDFVQSGGIGAVRSVRASFGLPFPRDDSSRWNADLGGSALFDQGIYPLTLACDMLGAPTEITARGVREAGVDIAQHMTLEFGDGRYAQLASSMSEFVEPTAAVNGTDGWVEIPFPFWVATEFTTHLADPKTFLTSQTSQFEKQGNGYTPMLRAVQQAILDGAREHSLHTWNDTTAVLALLQSTATQITQNR; from the coding sequence ATGACTGACCGCGTGGTCGAGGAGATCGCGGTCGCTGACCGGGAGTCTACGTTGCGCTGGGCCATCATCGGCACCGGCGCGATCTCCCACCACATCGCCCAAGACGTGACGGGCCTCATAGGTGCGGAACTGGTCGCCGTGGCATCGCGTAACGCCCGTCGAGCGGGAGAGTTCGCGCGGCTTCACGGCGCCGCCCATGCGGGATCCCTCAGTGAGGTGCTGAGGCTCGGCGAGGTCGATGTCGTGTACATCGCGACGCCGCACGCCACCCATCACGAGATCGCACGGCGGGCCCTGATGGCAGGCAAGCACGTTCTCATCGAGAAGCCGGCGACCATGGACGTGGCCGAGGCTGAGGATCTCCGCCAACTCGCTCAGGCCACCCACGCGTTCCTCATGGAAGCGATGTGGATGAAATTCAACCCGGCCTACCGCGCTCTGATCGACTTTGTTCAGTCCGGCGGGATCGGGGCGGTGCGCAGTGTGCGGGCGAGTTTCGGACTCCCGTTCCCGCGTGACGACTCGAGCCGCTGGAACGCGGACCTCGGCGGCAGCGCGTTGTTCGACCAGGGCATCTATCCGCTCACCCTCGCCTGCGACATGCTCGGCGCCCCCACGGAGATTACGGCGCGGGGCGTGCGCGAGGCAGGGGTGGATATCGCGCAGCACATGACGCTGGAGTTCGGCGACGGCCGCTACGCGCAACTCGCCAGCTCCATGAGTGAATTCGTCGAGCCGACCGCCGCTGTGAACGGCACCGACGGGTGGGTCGAGATCCCCTTCCCGTTCTGGGTGGCCACGGAGTTCACCACCCACCTGGCGGACCCGAAAACGTTCCTCACGTCTCAGACCTCGCAATTCGAGAAGCAGGGCAACGGATACACCCCCATGCTGCGAGCAGTGCAGCAGGCGATCCTCGACGGGGCGCGAGAGCACTCTCTCCACACCTGGAACGACACCACGGCGGTGCTCGCTCTCCTACAGAGCACCGCGACGCAGATCACTCAGAACCGATGA